The region CCGGCGGTCAGAAGCAGAAGCTCGTTCTCGCGCGAATCCTCCTGCAGCGCCCGGGGCTCCTGTTCCTCGACGAACCCACAAGCGCCCTCGACAGCGAGGCGACGGTTACGTTTCACCAGGCGATCCGCGACAACTTGCCCGGTGCAACGGTGTTGAGCGTCATGCACGACGCCACGCCTCCGAAAACCGCAAGCGGCGAGGAATTCTATCACAGCGTGCTCGTCATCGCCGACGGCATTGTGACCAAGACACCGCTGCCGAGAGTGCCAATCGGGCCGGTCGGTCCCGCACGCGTGCGGCCGCATCTCGGGGAACGAACCATAGATCGCTAGGCCGTGAACCCATAAATCGGGAATGACCGAAAGTGGGTGGTTAGGGGACGGTCTGCTTTGTGCGTACAGGCTGGAAAGCGGAGCTCTGTTATTGGTCTCACCAACGAAGCGGCGGCCAGATTGTAACCAACTTCATTTCTGCGTAGCATCGGCTCAAGCCTTTTTGAGGAACTTGGGAGGAGATCCTGCAGCATGGCGAAGCTCGTCTACGCCTTGAACCAGTCCCTGGATGGGTATGTCGACCACATGGAATTTGCGCCCGATCCCGCGCTCTTTCGTCATTTCATCGACGATGTGCGCGGCCTAGCCGGCAGCGTGTACGGTCGCCGCATGTACGAGGTGATGCGGTATTGGGACGAAGATCGTTCTGAGTGGGACGCGGAGGAACGCGACTACGCGGCGGCGTGGCGGAGCCAACCGAAGTGGGTCGTGTCGCGCTCGTTGAAGTCCGTCGGCCCGAACGCCACTCTCGTTGAGGACGACATTGAGGCGGCGATACGCGGGCTGAAGGCTCAACTGAATGGGGAGATTGAAGTTGCCGGACCAGAGCTAGCGCGAAGCCTGACCGACCTTGGTCTTGTCGATGAATATCGACTGTACCTTCATCCCGTCGTGCTTGGTCACGGCAAGCCGTTCTTCGCCGGTCCGCGGCCGCCGCTGCGCCTCGTGGCGAGCGATCGAATTGGCGGGGACGTGATTAGGCTAATATACGTTCCCGCATAGTCGCGCGACTAACCCGACGGACTGCTAAGAGTGGTAACTTTCAGGATCAGCGGCAGCAGTCTCCGACGTTGGCACGTGGGCGAAAGACGACTGGCGGCTTTCAAGCTGAAGCATTTCCGCCGCGTCGCCACCCACTAGGACAAGCTTGCTGCCAACGTCCTCGCCATGGTCCAACTCGCCTCAATGCGGCTGTGGCTGCGCGCTTGGTGAGTCTACGACCTAGTCCTAGTCTAGGCCTGTGCGGCCAGCGACGTCTCCGGCAGGGTGCCCTTCATCCGGCCCGCCGACCACCTTCTCCAGCAAGGCGGGGCGAAGGCGCCAAGCGGCGCTGTTTTCGCCCCCTCAGCGCGCGCTTGACGCGAGAGCGGCGCGCGGCGAATTCAACCCCTCGCCCCGCTCGCGGGGAGAGGGCGAGGGGCAATCGCCCCCTCGACTACCTGAAATTACCTGCACAATCCGGCGGTCTAGTCTTCACCATCCTTCGCCGAGGCAGCGCGCCCCACATACTCCGCCCGGTTGATGCCGTGGCGCTGCAGCTTGTCATAAAAGGTCTTGCGGGGAATGCCGAGTGCCTCCAGGGTCTCCTTGACGTCGCCGCGATGCGCCGTCAGCGTCTCTTTCAGGATTGCTGCCTCGTAGCGCTCCAGCCTTTCCGGCAAAGTGCCCCCTGTAGCAGCGGGGGGACTGGCGGGCTTGCCCGGATCGCCCTCGACCCCAAGCGCCACCCGTTCGGCGAAATGCGAGAGCTCGCGCACATTGCCGGGCCAGGGGTGCGACATCAGGTGATCGCGGACCGTTGCCGAGATTGTTGGCACCTCCCGACCGAAGCGTTCTGAGGCACGGGCGAGGAAATGCGAGAAGAGAAGCGGGATGTCTCCACGGCGCTCACGTAAGGGCGGGATCGACAGCGTCACGACATTGAGGCGGTAGTAGAGGTCTTCGCGAAAATCGCCGCGCTCCGCCGGATCGCCGAGATCGACCTTGGCCGCCGCCACGACGCGAATGTCGACCGGCCGGACGGCGTTGGTGCCGAGCGGCGTGATCTCGCGTGCCTCAAGCACCCGCAGCATCTTCACCTGGGTTGCCGGCGGCATCGCCTCGATCTCGTCCAAGAACAGCGTGCCGCCGCTTGCATGCTCGATCCGGCCGATCCGCTTCTTGGTCGCCCCGGTGAAGGCGCCGGGCTCATGACCGAAGAGCTCGCTCTCGATCACCGTTTCAGGGAGCGCGCCGCAATTGAGCGCGACGAAATTGCCGTCCCTGCGCCGGCTCCATTGGTGCAGCAGCGTTGCGACCACCTCCTTGCCGCTGCCGGTCTCGCCGGCGACCAGCACGTCGACGTCGGTATCGGCGATGTGCCTCAGCGTCTGACGCAGCCGTTCCATTACGGCGGTCTGGCCGATTAGTGGCAGGCTTTCGGAAGCACTCTCCGCCGCGCGCCGAAGCGCGCGGTTTTCCATCACGAGGCGGCGTTTCTCCTCCGCGCGCCGCGCGCTTTGAACGAGGCGGTCGGCGGCAAACGGCTTGGCGATGAAGTCGTAGACCCCGTCCTGAATGGCCTGTACGGCCATCGGTATGTCGCCGTGTCCGGTCACCAGAATGACGGGAAGGTCCGGGTCGAGCGCGGCGACTTTGCGGAAGAAGGCGAGGCCGTCCAAGCCCGGCATGCGGATGTCGCTGACGACGATGCCGGCGAAGTCGGGGCGGAGCGCCGCGAGTGCTTCGGTTGCACTCGCGAAGGGCGAGACCGTGAAGCCGGCGAGCTCCAGTGTCTGCTGCATCGCCTTGCGCAGGTCGCGGTCGTCATCGATCAGGAACACGTTTGATGCGCGGTTCATGCTCAAGCCTTCTGCAAATGGACGGTGAATGTGGTTCCGGACGGGCCGCTGTCGACTTCGATGGTGCCGCCGTAATCGGAGACAATCTCCTTCGAAATTGCCAATCCGAGGCCGAGCCCCTCTTCCTTCGACGTGTTGAAAGGCGTGAAAAGTTCGTCCCGAATCTCGGTTGGGATGCCTGGGCCGTTGTCGGCAACCGTCAGGGTGACGCCGCCGGCTGTCTCCGCGCAATCGACGCGAACTACTCCATCCGGTCCGTCACCGAGCGCTTCGAGCGCATTCTGGAGCAGATTGATCAGCACCTGTTCCAGTCGAATTCGATTGCCGAGCGCCTTCAATTCATCGGGCGGCAGGGAGAGTTTGATCGTATCCATGCGCCCGGCAAAGCGGCTGCGCAGAAGAAGCAGCGCTCCCTCTATCACGTCCTTCATCGCCGTCGGTTCGGCAGCGAAGTGGCCCTTGCGCGCGAAGCGGCGTAGCTCGTCGGTGATCGCGCCCACCCGCTCGGTGAGTTCCGCGATGCTGGTAAGGTTGTCGGCAGCGGTCGCGCTCTGGCCGCGATCCAAGAAGGTGCGGGCATTGTCCGCATAGGCGCGGATTGTGGCGACGGGCTGGTTGATTTCATGGGCGACGCCGGCTGCGACCTGGCCGAGGATCGCCAGCCGGTTGGCCTGCACGAGATCCTGCTGGACGGCCTGCAGCTTTTCGGTCGTCTGCCGATGATCGGCGATTTCGATCTCGAGACTATCGCGCGCCATTCGGAGGTCGCGCGTCCTTTCCTCGACCCTTGCCTCCAGTTCGTTTCGCGCCAGCCTCTCTGCCGCTGACCGCGTCGCGATCATCTGCCGCCGGCGCAGGAGAAATGCCAACAAAGCCAGGAGCGGCACCAGCACCGCGAGCATCAAGAGTCGCGCTTCGCGTGCGCCGGCCGACAGGGCCGTTTCGATTGGCGACAATTGTTCGAGACGCCAATTGGTGGACGGCACCATCGTTTCGACCCGCAGAAACGCTTCGGGACTGCTGCCTGGGAGCAGAACGTCAAGAATGGTCGAGCCGTCGGCCATCGCTTCCAGTTGGCGGAAGGGAAGGGGCAGCAGGGGCGCGTCGCCGAATTGCAAGCTTTCGCGGATTTCGGCCGCCCGATCCTCGGGGATGGGCTCCGTCGTCATGAACCGCCAGGACGGCAGGCTGGCGATGAGCACGATGCCGCGACGGTCCGTGACATAGGCCGGCTTGCCGGAGGCGCGCCAATCGGCTTCGACGCCGTCGAATTCGAGCTTGGCGACGATGACCCCGAGCGGCCCGTCGGGCCCATCGATCCGTCGGGAGATATAGAGTCCGGGGCGCCTGCTGACCGTTCCCATAGCGAAATGTTCAGCCTTGCCGTCGCGCAGCGCCAGCCGGAAATAGTCCCGGAACGCGTAATCGTTGCCGACGAAACTCGTCGGCTCGCGCCAATTGCTGGCGGCGACCGCGACCCCGTCCCGCCCGATCAGATAGACGACGGCCGCTTCGGCGCTGGCGGCGAGACTTTCGAGCTTACGGTTGATCTGGTCCAGCGATCGTCCGTCCGCCGATATGAGTGCCTCGCGAATGGCCGTGTCGTCGGCGAGAACCAGTGGTAGTGCGCGTTGCCTTTCAATAACCGCACGCAGCAGCGATGCTTTCAGGCTGACGTCGATGCGGCTCTGATCGGCCAAGGCACCGAGCGCTTTTGCCCGGCCATATTCGCCGGCCACGAGAAAGCTGACCACCAGAAGTCCAACGGCGATGACGGTGAAAAACAACCAGGATCGCTGCGCCCGGCGGTGAAGCTCGCCTAGATTGATTGTGTCCAGAGCATGTGTGGTCATTGCGATATTGTGCATGTTTTCGCCCAGTAAGCCAGTCGCACTGTGCGGATTCTCGCACATGGAGACGTGAGGAGAGTGGGGGCGAATTTATAAAAGTAAGTACATTCAATCGGTTGCTGATGCGGCCGCGAACTGGCACGGGCGTTGCAATTCCCTCCACATGACAGCCGCTGCTGTCGGTCTTCGGAAAAGTGGCCTGGGAGGCCCGGCAAACTGCCGGACTGGGCCCCGCGTGGAGGATATCATGATCGCAGAACATTCCGCGGAAGTCCGCGGCAAGACACCCCTTTATCGGCACCTCTATGTGCAGGTCCTGGCGGCGATCGCCGCGGGCATTCTGCTCGGACATTTCTATCCCGATGTCGGCACCGAATTGAAGCCGCTTGGCGATGCCTTCATCAAACTCGTCAAGATGATCATCGCGCCGGTCATCTTTCTGACCGTCGCGACCGGCATTGCCGGCATGACCGATCTTGC is a window of Sinorhizobium numidicum DNA encoding:
- a CDS encoding sigma-54-dependent transcriptional regulator encodes the protein MNRASNVFLIDDDRDLRKAMQQTLELAGFTVSPFASATEALAALRPDFAGIVVSDIRMPGLDGLAFFRKVAALDPDLPVILVTGHGDIPMAVQAIQDGVYDFIAKPFAADRLVQSARRAEEKRRLVMENRALRRAAESASESLPLIGQTAVMERLRQTLRHIADTDVDVLVAGETGSGKEVVATLLHQWSRRRDGNFVALNCGALPETVIESELFGHEPGAFTGATKKRIGRIEHASGGTLFLDEIEAMPPATQVKMLRVLEAREITPLGTNAVRPVDIRVVAAAKVDLGDPAERGDFREDLYYRLNVVTLSIPPLRERRGDIPLLFSHFLARASERFGREVPTISATVRDHLMSHPWPGNVRELSHFAERVALGVEGDPGKPASPPAATGGTLPERLERYEAAILKETLTAHRGDVKETLEALGIPRKTFYDKLQRHGINRAEYVGRAASAKDGED
- a CDS encoding sensor histidine kinase, translated to MHNIAMTTHALDTINLGELHRRAQRSWLFFTVIAVGLLVVSFLVAGEYGRAKALGALADQSRIDVSLKASLLRAVIERQRALPLVLADDTAIREALISADGRSLDQINRKLESLAASAEAAVVYLIGRDGVAVAASNWREPTSFVGNDYAFRDYFRLALRDGKAEHFAMGTVSRRPGLYISRRIDGPDGPLGVIVAKLEFDGVEADWRASGKPAYVTDRRGIVLIASLPSWRFMTTEPIPEDRAAEIRESLQFGDAPLLPLPFRQLEAMADGSTILDVLLPGSSPEAFLRVETMVPSTNWRLEQLSPIETALSAGAREARLLMLAVLVPLLALLAFLLRRRQMIATRSAAERLARNELEARVEERTRDLRMARDSLEIEIADHRQTTEKLQAVQQDLVQANRLAILGQVAAGVAHEINQPVATIRAYADNARTFLDRGQSATAADNLTSIAELTERVGAITDELRRFARKGHFAAEPTAMKDVIEGALLLLRSRFAGRMDTIKLSLPPDELKALGNRIRLEQVLINLLQNALEALGDGPDGVVRVDCAETAGGVTLTVADNGPGIPTEIRDELFTPFNTSKEEGLGLGLAISKEIVSDYGGTIEVDSGPSGTTFTVHLQKA
- a CDS encoding dihydrofolate reductase family protein; this translates as MAKLVYALNQSLDGYVDHMEFAPDPALFRHFIDDVRGLAGSVYGRRMYEVMRYWDEDRSEWDAEERDYAAAWRSQPKWVVSRSLKSVGPNATLVEDDIEAAIRGLKAQLNGEIEVAGPELARSLTDLGLVDEYRLYLHPVVLGHGKPFFAGPRPPLRLVASDRIGGDVIRLIYVPA